The DNA segment AAGTCGGGCCAGGCCGTCTCCTCCCAGAGGCCTCGGTCGCTGTAGTAGTACACGACTCCGTCGCTGACGACGGCGAACAGTCCACGGCTTCGGTCCTGTATCACCCGTTCGTTCGTATCGATAGCAACGTCGACGACGTCTTCCAGGGTATCGAGGGAAACCTGTTCGTCACCGATCCACATCGGGAGCGACCCCTGTGAAATCCACTCTGCGTACCGCTGTTCGTGAATCCGCTGTCTGGCGTGTTCGACGTCGACGTCCGAACGCGCGTTGACGAACGCGGCTCCGCCGAACGAACCGAGCGCGACCAGGACGAGTGCGCCGAGAAGAGCCGAACTCGGACTCTCGGTTTGCTCGGACGTCTGTGTCAACGGGTGGGTGTCACTCGACGATGGGTGCTCCTCGAGGTAGTACGTCTCGCCGGTGAGGACGAACGGTGTCGACGCCGTCTGGGTACCCTCGTGGGTGCCCGTATCGTAACTCGTGACGACGACGAGTTCGATGTCGACGGTACTGATGCCGGCCAGTTCGTCCTCGAGTTCGGTGACGCGTTCGGCGACGGCTTCCACATCGATGGTCGTCTGTGTCACCGCCCGTTGATTCGTCGCGAAGGCCTCCGTGGGCTCGAGGGTAACGGTGTCGTCCCAGAACGCCTGGCCGTCACGGCTCGCCTCGTATCTGAGTTGAATCGCATGACTGACTCGAGTGTCGTCGGTCGGCATGCTGGTTTCCGCAGTGACCTGCAACTCGGGGGTTGCGTTGGTGATGTAGGCAGGGTTGTTCTCGAGGTGGGTGCCTTCCTCCCAGAGGCCGGATTCGACGACCCTGGCACTCGTCTCGACTTCGGTTTCGACTGTTTGCTGGCCAATCTCTTCGGTTACCGTCGTGGTTCCGGGGGTCGCGATGACCCAGCCGGTTGCGAGCAGTGCAACCGCTCCGAGGACGAGTAAGGCGATCAGTATCGAACGCCCGTGCTGGGCGATGAGCAGGTCAAGTCGTGGTGTTTCGGTCACAACGTCCTCCAGTCAGGCCCCACCTGACGTCTCTTCAGGTGCAATCATCCGCGTTTTGCTGATTGAACCGATTGCTGATAACTCAGGTGTCGAATGGTATAACAGTAGTGGCTCTGTTGTTGCCTTCGAACACTGCACTACAGTGACGCCACTACAGCCACCTGTCAATCAGTCGGTCGAGTCGCGTCGAAAGCGAGACGTTTCGCCCGGTCGAACGCAGTCGAAAGTCGCTGCGACCGAAGAGCGCCAGAATCAACCCGACCGCGACGCCGACGACGACGACGTTGACGGCGGCGATGGCGACGAAGGGGTGGATTCCGTGGAGCCAGACCAGCATCGAGGGGGGCAACACGAGCAGATACCGGTTTTCGTACACCGTCATCGTTGCCCGACCCTCGGTGTCCGGTGCCGTCATCAAAACGGTCACTTCGCCCGTATCCTGAAGCGAGACGGTCGTCGACCGCGGGTCTGCGGAAACCCCCTCTCCCGGGGTATCGAGCACTGCTACGATGGGCACGTAGCCGCTGTTGTCGATCGTCCGCGTCACCGTTGCCACCTCTCCGGGGGCGACTGTCTGTGGGTCAGCCGTCGGATTTTCGGTGGCCAGCACTTCGTAGGTCGCCCCACCTGCGGGGATAACCATCGCTGCGGTTGCGAACACGGCGAGCAACAGGACGACGACCGAAATCGCCGACCAGAGTCCGATGACGTTTTCACGGTTCGTCTTTCGCTCCGTATCCCGCTCGGTCGCCCCGGTTCGCTCGAGGAGCAACCCCACACCGAGCAGTGCGATGCCGATGGCGACGAGCAGCGCACCGGCGCCGTCGGCGTCGAACGCGGCCGCGATGCCGAGTGGGGCGGCGAGCAGCCCGAAAATCGCGGCGACCACGCTGTGGACGCTCATGATGAGGGTGCCGAGATGGGGGAGCCGGACCACCGCCCCGTTCACCTGCCAGGCGACGGCGACGATCTGGCCATCGGTGACCGGGGGCTCACCCCCGTCCTGGTCGGTAAACGGATTCGCATCGCCTTTGGTTACGTACCCCTCGTCGGTCTCCTCGACGACGCGGTGTGTGGTCAGGCCACCCTCGTGTAAGGTCTGGGCGTCGAAGACGACGACGTCGCCGGGTTCTGGATCGTCCGCAACGATGCTCGGGACGGCGACGAACCCGTCGCCGGCGTTCAGCGCCGGTTCCATGCTCCCCGTCGCGACGTAGCCGAGCAACACCGGCTGGCCCAGCAGTTGGCCCACGATGAGCAAGACGAGCGCGAGGCCGACGACGAAGCTCACCCCTCCCTTGAGCGCTGTCGTCACCTGCATCTCCCGTTCACCCACTCGAGCCCGTTCACAGTCGTTCCTCTCTCGAGGCCGAAGAATCTTAATTGGTCCGACAAGCGGGTCGGGGTGTCCTCGTGTTTGCTTCTAGCCATCGGAGCCACGTCACAGCCAGCCCATGCGTCTCGAGTACAGCAGTCCGAAGCCAAACAGTATCGGAACCGTCAGGGCAACGCCTGTCTGTCCGGGGAGTTCGGTCACCGAGGCCGAGACGAGCGTTGGCTCGACGACGGCGACGCTGCCAGCATCGACGCCACCGAACGCGAGGCTGTAGCTCCCGGCGTTCTCGAACGTGCGCTCGAGGGTCACCGTCTCCGATTCGCCCGGCTCGAGGTCGACGGTCACCGTATCGACGACGAAGCCGCCGACGACGACGTCGAAGGTGCGTTCGCCGGCGAGTTCGCCCGCGTTGGTTACATTCGCGGTCAGCGTCACCGACTCTCCGGGCTGAATCTGTCCGGTGTTCAGGGAGACGCTCGAGACGGTAATGTTCGCGGCTGGTTCGCCCGTTTCGTCCGCGGACACCTCGACGTCTCTCGTTTCGTCTCCGATACCGACCGGAACCGTCCCGGGGTCCTCGAGCGTCTGCTCGAACGTGACGGTGGCGGTCGAATCCGCGGGCACGGACACCGTTTGCTGGCTGACGACGACCCCATCGACGGTGAGCCGGGCGGTCACGTCCTCGTCGCTGTCACCGCCTTCGTAGGTCCCGGTGATGGTGACCGACTCGCCGGCGGTTAGCTCGAGTGGGGTGACCTCGAGGTCGACCAGTGACGGTCCGGCGGGTGGTTCGTCGTCATCTGCTGGTGGGTCCGGCGATGGCATCATCGGCGGGGCTGGTGGTGGCGTGCCGTCCCCGTCGTCGTAGGCCACCGCGAGGGTGATGTTGCTCGAGCCTTCCATCGTCCGCTCGGTATCGATGGAAATTCCGACACCGGTCGGGTCGTCAGTCTCGAGGGTTAGCGGCTCATTCTCGTTGATTTCGTCGCTTCGGTCGCCGGTCCCATAGAAGCTGAGGCCATCGCTTTCGGGCTCAATCCACAGATGAGCAACGCGGTCGTCACCGGCCTCGACGGTAAACAGTTCGTCGACGCTCGTGACCGCGTCCTCGTTCAGTCCCTCGAAGTCGAGCACCAGCTTACCGTCCTCGATGTCGGCGTATTCGCTCGTGGCATCAAATCGGATGTCGCCGGAGGCATCGTCCTCGAGTGAGATTGCGGCTGTGGGCACGGCTAGCGTTAAGACGAATACTACCGCGATTGCCACGAGTTTGGTTTGCATTTATAATCTCAGAGTCATCACTACGTACCGAGGCCAATCCAAACGGCAGTTCGCAGTTATGCGCTATTTGCTATGATGGTGATCCCATTTTCCGGTATGTCACTGGGTGAACTCGTATCCTGGTAACCAAATACCACATTAAATTCAACCTTTCCTCCAGCTCCATCCAACTGCTTAACCTCGTTATCGTCAACGCTGTCGTAATCGCCGCCACTGATTACTTCAAATTGGAATCCGCCGTCATCTCCAGCATTTGATGTGATATAGGTATTAGATGCTTCATTAGCATCTTGGATCTCGATATCTACTTTGTCCTCCTCGTTTTCGCGGTGGTTGGTGATGGTGAGAACGTCATCAAACCTAGTTACTGCATTTTCATTTACGTCACCGTCTAGATCTAATTCAATTTGGTCAGCGTCCCCACCAGCTAAGTCTCCACTGACATCAAACCGAATCAGTGCAGCGTCGTCACCTGCAGTATCAATGTCCACGTCTCGAGTCGCTTCCACACTGCTAAACGCACCCGTTCCGAGTGCGGCACCGCCGCCAGCGACAATCGTTCCCAGTCCAATCAACACGTTGCGTCTGTTTGCTCTCATTGGTAATGTCTCCGTACGACCTGCCCGAGTAACCGTAACCGCCAGTTACTCGAGGCAGTTCTTATCCATACCTACACACACCTACCCACTTTGTATTGGGGTGCCCGAACCCGTTCACACCGACTGATACCGCCGTTCAAGCCCGGCCTGAAGCCGCTGCTCGAGTCAGCGATAGGCTACAGGCCGGGCTTGAGAACGCCGTCGTGAGAGTCACGCTCACGCACGTTGGCCAACAGAGATATATGTCCCAATCGGCAATCTATCACTACGAGCGACACGTTTCATGGGTGTACAGCACACGTCCGGGGGGACCAGCCGTGGTGATGTCTTTAGCCTGCTGAGCAATCAGCGCCGGCGCTATACGATTCACTATCTCAAACGCGAGGAAGACCCCGTCGAACTCGGGGAACTCGCCGAACACGTCGCCGCCTGGGAACTCGAGAAAGACGTCGCCGAACTCACCTCGACGGAGCGAAAG comes from the Natronosalvus amylolyticus genome and includes:
- a CDS encoding DUF5305 domain-containing protein, translating into MTETPRLDLLIAQHGRSILIALLVLGAVALLATGWVIATPGTTTVTEEIGQQTVETEVETSARVVESGLWEEGTHLENNPAYITNATPELQVTAETSMPTDDTRVSHAIQLRYEASRDGQAFWDDTVTLEPTEAFATNQRAVTQTTIDVEAVAERVTELEDELAGISTVDIELVVVTSYDTGTHEGTQTASTPFVLTGETYYLEEHPSSSDTHPLTQTSEQTESPSSALLGALVLVALGSFGGAAFVNARSDVDVEHARQRIHEQRYAEWISQGSLPMWIGDEQVSLDTLEDVVDVAIDTNERVIQDRSRGLFAVVSDGVVYYYSDRGLWEETAWPDFDLERQSLETDSSSETTPPDDATTAPPTAEEASEQPPKLDDLPDPEDDDAWQNL
- a CDS encoding signal peptidase I, whose product is MQVTTALKGGVSFVVGLALVLLIVGQLLGQPVLLGYVATGSMEPALNAGDGFVAVPSIVADDPEPGDVVVFDAQTLHEGGLTTHRVVEETDEGYVTKGDANPFTDQDGGEPPVTDGQIVAVAWQVNGAVVRLPHLGTLIMSVHSVVAAIFGLLAAPLGIAAAFDADGAGALLVAIGIALLGVGLLLERTGATERDTERKTNRENVIGLWSAISVVVLLLAVFATAAMVIPAGGATYEVLATENPTADPQTVAPGEVATVTRTIDNSGYVPIVAVLDTPGEGVSADPRSTTVSLQDTGEVTVLMTAPDTEGRATMTVYENRYLLVLPPSMLVWLHGIHPFVAIAAVNVVVVGVAVGLILALFGRSDFRLRSTGRNVSLSTRLDRLIDRWL
- a CDS encoding CARDB domain-containing protein, with the translated sequence MQTKLVAIAVVFVLTLAVPTAAISLEDDASGDIRFDATSEYADIEDGKLVLDFEGLNEDAVTSVDELFTVEAGDDRVAHLWIEPESDGLSFYGTGDRSDEINENEPLTLETDDPTGVGISIDTERTMEGSSNITLAVAYDDGDGTPPPAPPMMPSPDPPADDDEPPAGPSLVDLEVTPLELTAGESVTITGTYEGGDSDEDVTARLTVDGVVVSQQTVSVPADSTATVTFEQTLEDPGTVPVGIGDETRDVEVSADETGEPAANITVSSVSLNTGQIQPGESVTLTANVTNAGELAGERTFDVVVGGFVVDTVTVDLEPGESETVTLERTFENAGSYSLAFGGVDAGSVAVVEPTLVSASVTELPGQTGVALTVPILFGFGLLYSRRMGWL